A single Glycine soja cultivar W05 chromosome 14, ASM419377v2, whole genome shotgun sequence DNA region contains:
- the LOC114385336 gene encoding cationic peroxidase 1-like gives MAFHSRGHMFSFSTIFLCMFSMASSQLTSNCYESTCPQALSIIRTAVIGAVAKDHRMGASLLRLHFHDCFVNGCDASVLLDNTSTFTGEKSAAANVNSLRGFEVIDDIKTKVEAACPGVVSCADILAIAARDSVVALGGPSWNVGLGRRDSTTASKDSATTDIPSPLMDLSALISSFSKKGFNTKEMVALSGAHTTGQARCQLFRGRVYNESSIESNFAASLKSNCPSTGGDSNLSPLDVTTSVLFDTAYFKNLINKKGLLHSDQQLFSGGSTDSQVTAYSNDPSAFYADFASAMVKMGNLSPLTGKSGQIRTNCRKVN, from the exons ATGGCCTTTCACTCCCGTGGTCACATGTTTTCTTTCTCCACCATTTTTCTTTGCATGTTTTCCATGGCCTCTTCTCAGTTAACTTCAAATTGCTATGAATCAACATGCCCTCAAGCCCTCTCTATCATCAGAACCGCGGTGATCGGAGCAGTTGCCAAAGACCACCGTATGGGAGCTTCCTTGCTCCGTCTTCATTTCCATGACTGCTTTGTCAAT GGATGTGATGCATCTGTTCTGTTAGATAACACTTCGACCTTTACTGGAGAGAAGTCAGCTGCTGCAAATGTGAATTCTCTGAGAGGTTTTGAAGTAATTGATGACATCAAAACTAAAGTGGAGGCTGCTTGTCCCGGAGTTGTTTCTTGTGCAGATATTCTAGCTATTGCAGCCCGTGATTCCGTTGTTGCA TTGGGAGGACCATCATGGAATGTTGGGTTAGGCAGAAGAGATTCAACCACGGCAAGTAAAGATTCTGCCACTACGGATATCCCATCCCCACTAATGGATCTTAGTGCCCTTATATCTTCTTTTTCAAAAAAGGGGTTTAACACCAAGGAAATGGTAGCCCTCTCAG GAGCACATACAACGGGGCAAGCCAGGTGTCAGCTATTCAGAGGCAGGGTTTACAATGAAAGCAGCATTGAGTCAAACTTTGCAGCATCACTCAAGTCAAACTGTCCAAGCACTGGTGGAGACAGCAACCTTTCCCCGCTTGATGTCACCACAAGTGTTCTATTTGACACTGCTTATTTCAAGAACCTCATCAACAAAAAGGGACTTCTACATTCTGATCAGCAATTATTTAGTGGTGGTTCAACAGATTCTCAGGTCACTGCCTATAGCAACGACCCTTCAGCTTTCTATGCAGACTTTGCTAGTGCCATGGTCAAAATGGGAAACCTTAGCCCCTTAACAGGGAAAAGTGGCCAAATTCGTACTAATTGCCGcaaggttaattaa
- the LOC114385335 gene encoding peroxidase 4-like, which produces MRLDGLWVPCTFTLYKSFLLLAMFCNTQTYNKMASFHIQYSFLVLVLAMVITLMNPTNATLSPHFYDKVCPQALPVIKSVVQRAIIRERRIGASLLRLHFHDCFVNGCDGSILLDDTRNFTGEKTALPNLNSVRGFSVVDEIKAAVDKACKRHVVSCADILAIAARDSIAIYGGPHYWYQVLLGRRDARTASKAAANSNLPPPTFSFSQLVSNFKSHGLNVRDLVALSGGHTIGFARCTTFRNRIYNVSNNIIDPTFAASVRKTCPKSGGDNNLHPLDATPTRVDTTYYTDLLHKKGLLHSDQELFKGKGTESDKLVQLYSRIPLAFARDFKASMIKMGNMKPLTGRQGEIRCNCRRVN; this is translated from the exons ATGAGGCTGGATGGCTTGTGGGTACCTTGTACCTTCACTTTATATAAGTCCTTTCTTTTGTTAGCAATGTTTTGTAACACCCAAACATATAACAAGATGGCTTCTTTTCATATCCAATATTCATTCCTTGTGCTTGTGCTTGCTATGGTGATCACATTGATGAACCCTACCAATGCAACCCTCTCTCCCCATTTCTATGATAAAGTTTGCCCTCAGGCATTGCCAGTCATAAAGTCAGTGGTTCAACGAGCAATTATCCGTGAGCGACGCATAGGAGCATCTCTTCTGCGCTTGCATTTCCATGATTGTTTCGTAAAT GGGTGTGATGGATCAATATTGCTAGATGACACCCGAAACTTCACTGGCGAGAAGACTGCATTGCCAAATCTTAATTCAGTCAGAGGTTTTTCTGTGGTTGATGAAATCAAAGCTGCGGTGGACAAAGCCTGCAAACGCCATGTGGTCTCATGTGCAGATATCTTGGCCATTGCAGCCCGTGATTCTATAGCCATA TATGGGGGTCCACACTACTGGTACCAAGTATTGTTGGGCAGAAGAGATGCAAGAACTGCAAGCAAAGCTGCTGCAAACTCCAATCTTCCTCCTCCAACATTCAGCTTCTCACAGCTTGTTTCCAACTTCAAATCTCACGGCTTAAACGTGAGGGACCTTGTGGCCCTCTCTGGAGGCCACACCATAGGGTTTGCAAGGTGCACCACCTTCAGAAACAGAATCTACAACGTAAGCAACAACATAATAGACCCCACGTTTGCAGCATCTGTGAGGAAGACATGTCCGAAAAGCGGAGGAGACAACAACTTGCATCCACTTGATGCTACACCCACAAGAGTTGACACCACATACTACACGGATTTGCTGCACAAAAAGGGTCTTCTCCATTCTGATCAAGAGCTGTTCAAGGGAAAAGGCACAGAAAGTGACAAATTGGTGCAACTATATAGTAGAATCCCTTTGGCTTTTGCTAGAGATTTTAAAGCTTCAATGATCAAGATGGGGAACATGAAGCCTCTCACTGGGAGGCAGGGAGAAATCAGATGCAATTGCAGAAGGGTCAACTAG
- the LOC114385337 gene encoding biogenesis of lysosome-related organelles complex 1 subunit 1-like, with product MNEKGYMAMDAEPKGLEASLQHLIDLHHHKSLVLAHHTDKAKKDAIRKAERVSDLLVEAVNGGVQDSFINQKRIELEIRTLAATITRFMKQTDQWLAATHALNTALKEIGDFENWMKIMEFDCKSITTAIQNIHQDSKSDITASFHACHNKKTSYPIAQRLFAMRRYGGGILYAALPLHMQRGCFRIRTHNQQVTKAPRHNFTHACHNEI from the exons atgaatgaaaaagggTACATGGCAATGGACGCAGAGCCAAAAGGTCTAGAAGCTTCCTTGCAACATTTGATTGATCTTCACCACCACAAATCTCTTGTCCTTGCCCACCACACAG ACAAAGCCAAGAAGGACGCAATAAGGAAAGCCGAGCGTGTTTCTGATTTGCTGGTTGAAGCAGTGAATGGTGGGGTCCAAGATTCTTTCATCAACCAGAAGCGAATTGAGCTTGAAATTCGAACTCTGGCTGCCACCATCACCAGGTTCATGAAGCAAACCGATCAATGGCTCGCTGCCACTCATGCCCTCAACACTGCTCTCAAG GAAATTGGAGACTTTGAGAACTGGATGAAGATCATGGAATTTGATTGTAAAAGTATCACCACAGCTATACAGAATATTCACCAAGACTCCAAGAGTGATATTACAGCAAGTTTTCATGCATGTCAcaataaaaaaacttcgtaccccattgcccagaggctcttcgctatgcgaaggtatgggggagggatattgtacgcagccttacccttgcatatgcaaagaggctgtttccggattcgaacccataaccaacaagtcaccaaggcaccaaggcacaactttacccaTGCATGTCacaatgaaatataa
- the LOC114382967 gene encoding peroxidase 4-like: MALSSSSSTSIFALALFTTLLLIGSSSAQLSENFYDSKCPKVFYAVKSVLQSALAKEPRQGASIVRLFFHDCFVNGCDGSVLLDGPSSEKIALPNKNSLRGYEVIDAIKSKVEALCPGVVSCADIVTIAARDSVAILGGPNWKVKLGRRDSTTGFFNLANSGVLPGPNSSLSSLIQRFDDQGLSTKDMVALSGAHTIGKARCVSYRDRIYNENNIDSLFAKARQKNCPKGSSGTPKDNNVAPLDFKTPNHFDNEYFKNLINKKGLLRSDQELFNGGSTDSLVRTYSNNQRVFEADFVTAMIKMGNIKPLTGSNGQIRKQCRRPN, encoded by the exons ATGGcactttcttcttcatcttcaacaTCCATATTTGCTTTAGCTTTGTTCACTACTCTTTTGCTTATAGGAAGTTCTTCAGCTCAACTCTCTGAGAACTTCTATGATAGTAAATGTCCCAAGGTTTTCTATGCCGTAAAATCCGTTCTTCAATCTGCTTTGGCTAAAGAACCTCGCCAGGGAGCATCTATCGTTCGCCTCTTCTTTCATGACTGCTTTGTCAAT GGTTGTGATGGATCAGTGTTACTTGATGGCCCTTCCTCGGAGAAGATTGCACTTCCCAACAAGAACTCTTTGAGAGGTTATGAAGTCATTGATGCCATCAAGTCTAAGGTGGAGGCACTATGCCCTGGAGTGGTGTCATGTGCTGATATCGTTACCATTGCTGCTCGTGACTCTGTTGCAATT CTTGGAGGGCCAAATTGGAAGGTTAAACTTGGTAGAAGGGATTCCACGACTGGCTTTTTCAACCTTGCAAACAGTGGTGTGCTTCCAGGACCGAATTCTTCCCTCAGCAGCCTTATCCAAAGATTTGATGATCAAGGGCTCTCTACCAAGGACATGGTTGCATTATCAG GAGCACACACAATTGGAAAGGCAAGGTGTGTCAGTTATAGAGATCGCATATACAATGAAAACAACATTGACAGTTTATTTGCCAAGGCAAGGCAAAAGAACTGTCCAAAGGGTAGCAGTGGAACACCAAAGGACAACAATGTAGCACCACTAGACTTCAAAACTCCTAACCATTTCGATAACGAATACTTCAAGAACCTCATCAACAAAAAGGGTCTCCTTCGTTCTGATCAAGAGCTCTTCAATGGAGGATCCACAGATTCACTAGTGAGAACTTACAGCAACAATCAAAGGGTCTTTGAGGCTGACTTCGTCACTGCAATGATTAAGATGGGAAACATCAAACCCTTAACTGGGTCAAATGGGCAGATAAGGAAGCAATGTAGGAGGCCAAATTAG
- the LOC114384994 gene encoding dolichyl-diphosphooligosaccharide--protein glycosyltransferase subunit DAD1: MAPRSSSKDAQDLFRALWSAYAATPTNLKIIDLYVIYAVFTAFIQVVYMALVGSFPFNSFLSGVLSCVGTAVLAVCLRIQVNKENKEFKDLAPERAFADFVLCNLVLHLVIMNFLG, encoded by the exons ATGGCTCCTCGGTCTAGCAGCAAGGACGCCCAAGACCTTTTCCGCGCTCTTTGGTCTGCTTATGCTGCAACCCCCACTAATCTCAAG atCATTGATCTCTATGTCATCTATGCCGTATTCACCGCTTTCATCCAG GTTGTTTACATGGCTTTGGTTGGATCATTTCCATTTAACTCCTTCCTATCAGGAGTACTTTCTTGTGTAGGAACTGCTGTTCTTGCTG TTTGTCTCAGGATCCAAGTGAATAAAGAGAATAAGGAATTCAAG GATCTTGCACCTGAGCGCGCTTTTGCGGATTTTGTTCTCTGTAATTTGGTGCTTCATTTGGTGATCATGAACTTCCTTGGTTAA
- the LOC114384996 gene encoding U-box domain-containing protein 4-like has product MDNRIVISNCGAISLIVDLLQSTDTTIQEHSVTTLLNLSINDNNKAAIANAGAIEPLIHVLQIGSPEAKENSAATLFSLSVTEENKIRIGRAGAIRPLVDLLGNGTPRGKKDAATALFNLSLFHENKDRIVQAGAVKNLVDLMDLAAGMVDKVVAVLANLATIPEGKTAIGQQGGIPVLVEVIESGSARGKENAAAALLHLCSDNHRYLTMVLQEGAVPPLVALSQSGTPRAKEKALALLNQFRSQRHGSAGRA; this is encoded by the exons ATGGATAACCGAATTGTGATCTCGAATTGTGGAGCCATTAGCTTAATAGTCGATTTACTGCAATCAACGGATACTACAATCCAGGAACATTCTGTTACAACACTTCTTAACTTATCAATCAATGATAACAACAAAGCTGCTATTGCTAATGCTGGTGCAATTGAACCTTTGATTCACGTCCTTCAGATAGGGAGTCCAGAAGCCAAGGAGAATTCAGCTGCCACTCTTTTCAGCCTATCAGTTACTGAGGAAAACAAGATCAGGATAGGCAGGGCTGGGGCAATTAGACCACTGGTTGATTTATTAGGGAATGGGACCCCTAGAGGGAAGAAAGATGCTGCCACTGCTTTGTTTAATTTGTcattatttcatgaaaacaagGATCGGATTGTGCAAGCTGGTGCTGTGAAAAACCTTGTAGATTTAATGGACCTGGCAGCCGGAATGGTTGATAAGGTAGTGGCTGTTTTAGCAAATCTTGCTACGATACCAGAAGGGAAAACAGCAATTGGTCAGCAAGGTGGCATTCCTGTTTTGGTTGAAGTTATCGAGTCGGGTTCTGCGAGAGGAAAAGAGAATGCAGCAGCAGCTCTTCTACATCTATGCTCAGACAATCATAGATACTTAACCATGGTGCTCCAAGAAGGAGCTGTGCCCCCTTTAGTAGCATTGTCACAATCAGGCACCCCAAGGGCCAAAGAAAAG GCCTTGGCTCTCCTTAATCAATTTAGAAGCCAAAGACATGGTAGTGCTGGAAGAGCTTGA
- the LOC114384995 gene encoding tyrosine--tRNA ligase, chloroplastic/mitochondrial-like translates to MASIYAPTRSLLFTHTTKCFFRPFKPSSSPFPLHCATKTTCSTLQQQPRRNNNNNNVIGILEERGLVESITSDALRSACLTPPPLKVYCGFDPTAESLHLGNLLGLIVLSWFRRCGHRAVALIGGATARVGDPSGKSLERPELDAETLERNQMGISNTIHEILGRAQNSNLVGPDSDSSVVILNNYNWWKEFSLLDFLKRVGRFARVGSMMAKESVRKRLESEQGMSYTEFTYQLLQGYDFLHLFQNEGVSVQIGGSDQWGNITAGTELIRKILQVEGAYGLTFPLLLKNDGTKFGKSEDGAIWLSPTFLSPYKFYQYFFSVPDDDVIRFLKILTFLDIEEIVSLEGEMGKPGYVPNTAQRRLAEEVTRFVHGEDGLAEALKATEALRPGSETKLDWKTIEGIAEDVPSCSLAYDAVLNLSLVDLSVSSGLFESKSAARRLLKQGGLYLNNNRVDSESKRIEAADIVDGKVLLLSAGKKNKVLVRIA, encoded by the coding sequence atGGCCTCCATTTATGCTCCAACAAGATCACTTCTCTTCACCCATACAACCAAATGCTTCTTCCGTCCCTTCAAACCCTCTTCTTCTCCCTTTCCTCTCCACTGCGCCACAAAAACCACCTGCAGCACCCTCCAACAACAACCTCGccgcaacaacaacaataacaacgtCATCGGAATCCTCGAAGAGCGTGGTCTGGTCGAGTCCATCACCAGCGACGCGCTCCGCAGCGCGTGCCTCACACCACCACCCCTCAAGGTCTACTGCGGCTTCGACCCCACCGCGGAGTCCCTCCACCTCGGCAACCTCCTCGGCCTCATCGTGCTCTCCTGGTTCCGTCGCTGCGGCCACCGCGCCGTCGCGCTCATTGGCGGAGCCACCGCGCGAGTCGGTGACCCCTCCGGGAAATCCCTCGAAAGACCCGAACTTGATGCCGAAACCTTGGAGAGGAACCAAATGGGTATCTCGAACACCATTCATGAGATTCTGGGTCGCGCTCAAAATTCGAACTTGGTGGGTCCCGATTCTGATTCTTCTGTTGTCATTCTGAACAACTATAATTGGTGGAAGGAGTTTAGTTTGTTGGATTTTTTGAAAAGGGTGGGTAGGTTTGCTAGGGTGGGGTCAATGATGGCTAAGGAGAGTGTTAGAAAGAGGTTGGAATCTGAACAAGGGATGAGTTACACTGAGTTTACTTATCAGTTGTTGCAGGGCTATGATTTCTTGCACTTGTTTCAGAATGAGGGTGTTAGTGTTCAGATTGGGGGGAGTGACCAATGGGGTAATATAACTGCTGGGACTGAGTTGATTAGGAAGATTTTGCAAGTGGAAGGTGCTTATGGTTTGACATTCCCTCTTCTTTTGAAGAATGACGGCACAAAGTTTGGAAAGTCCGAGGATGGCGCCATTTGGTTGTCTCCAACGTTTTTGTCTCCATACAAGTTTTACCAGTATTTTTTTAGTGTGCCTGATGATGATGTTATTAGGTTTTTGAAGATTCTTACCTTTTTGGACATTGAGGAGATAGTTTCCTTGGAGGGGGAGATGGGGAAGCCAGGCTATGTCCCTAACACTGCTCAGCGGAGGCTTGCAGAGGAAGTTACGCGGTTTGTTCATGGAGAGGATGGTTTGGCTGAGGCTCTTAAAGCCACTGAAGCATTGAGGCCGGGGTCTGAGACAAAGTTGGACTGGAAAACCATAGAGGGGATTGCTGAGGATGTGCCATCTTGTTCTTTGGCCTATGATGCAGTTTTGAATCTGTCGTTGGTGGATCTTTCAGTCTCTTCTGGTTTGTTTGAGAGTAAATCTGCTGCAAGGCGGTTGTTGAAGCAAGGAGGGCTTTACTTGAATAATAACAGAGTGGATAGTGAAAGTAAGAGGATTGAGGCTGCGGATATAGTGGATGGGAAAGTTCTCCTGTTATCAGCTGGCAAAAAGAATAAG